The following are encoded in a window of Deltaproteobacteria bacterium genomic DNA:
- a CDS encoding alpha/beta fold hydrolase, with amino-acid sequence MKRWLNLAKLPFMKPTVGATPADVVHRENKWQLLHYRPRPQGVAFKTPLLLVPSLINRHYVLDLMPGKSFTEYLVAQGHDVFTIDWGTPGPEDRFLTFDEITDGYLGRAIRIAGRAAPQKKPHVLGYCLGGTLAAIHAAAHPDSMASLTALAAPVRFGDEGLLAAWTRTKTFDVEMLVSAMGNVPWQLMQSAFHLLRPTLNLSKAVHLLDRAWDDNFLDGFLALETWGNDNVSFPGAAYQRYVEELYRGDAFARGTFTLSGSLARPQAITCPTLAVTFEHDNIVPAASAKALLELAGAEDKQNIHLPGGHVGAVVSKAAAKGLWPQLSAYWGARDGAVQKSGARQARPAEAAKVRRKSG; translated from the coding sequence ATGAAGCGCTGGCTCAACCTGGCGAAGCTGCCGTTCATGAAGCCCACCGTCGGCGCCACGCCGGCCGACGTGGTGCATCGCGAGAACAAGTGGCAGCTCCTGCACTACCGGCCGCGGCCGCAGGGCGTCGCGTTCAAGACGCCGCTGCTCCTGGTGCCGTCGCTGATCAACCGGCACTACGTGCTCGACCTGATGCCCGGGAAGAGCTTCACCGAGTACCTCGTCGCCCAGGGCCACGACGTCTTCACCATCGACTGGGGCACGCCCGGTCCTGAAGACCGCTTCCTCACCTTCGACGAGATCACCGACGGCTACCTCGGCCGCGCGATTCGAATCGCCGGCCGTGCTGCGCCGCAAAAGAAGCCGCACGTGCTGGGCTACTGCCTGGGCGGCACGCTCGCGGCCATTCACGCCGCCGCGCACCCCGATTCGATGGCGTCGTTGACCGCGCTCGCCGCGCCGGTGCGCTTCGGCGACGAGGGCCTGCTCGCCGCGTGGACGCGCACCAAGACGTTCGACGTGGAGATGCTCGTCTCGGCGATGGGCAACGTGCCCTGGCAGCTCATGCAGAGCGCGTTTCACCTGCTGCGGCCGACGCTCAACCTCTCGAAGGCCGTGCACCTCCTCGACCGCGCCTGGGACGACAACTTCCTCGACGGCTTCCTCGCGCTCGAGACCTGGGGCAACGACAACGTCAGCTTCCCGGGCGCGGCGTACCAGCGCTACGTCGAGGAGCTCTACCGCGGCGACGCGTTCGCGCGCGGCACCTTCACGCTCTCCGGCTCCCTCGCGCGGCCGCAGGCCATCACCTGCCCCACGCTGGCGGTGACCTTCGAGCACGACAACATCGTTCCTGCCGCGAGCGCCAAGGCCCTGCTCGAGCTCGCCGGCGCCGAGGACAAGCAGAACATCCACCTGCCCGGCGGCCACGTGGGCGCGGTGGTGTCAAAGGCCGCGGCCAAGGGCCTCTGGCCGCAGCTCTCCGCGTACTGGGGCGCGCGCGATGGTGCGGTGCAAAAGAGCGGCGCGCGTCAGGCGCGGCCGGCCGAGGCCGCCAAGGTGCGCCGCAAGAGCGGCTAA
- a CDS encoding long-chain fatty acid--CoA ligase gives MDISRFEELKIAPRAIFDLLDERRSRPRYLLPTANGDWKAVTWGAHAEEIRAIARFLTKEGLTTGDRGAIFAPNRVEWMSAAMAIQAAGGVMVPIYPASTAEQAAYVAGHSDAKVIFVDTKPLLERLLRAWSELGAVTRIVTFDEALDAVAIATELKNQGVKVPPLGELAQKVVPWSRALALGRALDADDPQAFFRTMNAVSLDQPGMMLYTSGTSGNPKGVPLTHRNVGVNGLDWLRCLAPLLEENDVDLLWLPMSHIFGFGEACLGNTLGFTTYMTDPMNVMAKLPIVKPSVFMSVPSIWEKLATTAQAAGEGAAAHNKLKELTGGNLRFCLSGGAGLKKSVKDFFHSAGNLIIEGYGLTETSPTLTMNRPDAFRFDTVGKVFPSVQVKLAEDGEIMAKGPSVFGGYHKDPVATKECFTDDGWFKTGDVGRFTEDGFLQIIDRKKDILVTAGGKNVAPANIELRFQSEPHIAHVVVYGDGQRYLVAGVWVNDAALPKGTSVDQIREMVQRSVERVNGEVASFESIKKFAIMPRPLTVADGLLTATLKVRRKKVYEAFKPELEALYA, from the coding sequence ATGGACATCTCGCGCTTCGAAGAACTGAAGATCGCTCCGCGCGCCATCTTCGATCTGCTGGACGAGCGCCGCTCGCGGCCTCGCTACCTGCTGCCCACGGCGAACGGCGACTGGAAGGCCGTGACCTGGGGCGCGCACGCCGAGGAGATCCGCGCCATCGCCCGCTTCCTCACCAAGGAAGGCCTGACCACGGGCGATCGCGGCGCCATCTTCGCTCCCAACCGCGTGGAGTGGATGAGCGCGGCCATGGCGATCCAGGCGGCGGGCGGCGTGATGGTGCCCATCTACCCCGCGAGCACCGCGGAGCAGGCTGCGTATGTTGCGGGGCACAGCGACGCGAAGGTGATCTTCGTCGACACCAAGCCGCTGCTCGAGCGCCTGTTGCGCGCGTGGAGCGAGCTGGGCGCGGTCACGCGCATCGTCACCTTCGACGAGGCGCTCGACGCCGTCGCGATCGCCACGGAGCTGAAGAACCAGGGCGTGAAGGTTCCGCCGCTCGGCGAGCTCGCTCAGAAGGTCGTTCCGTGGAGCCGCGCGCTCGCGCTCGGACGCGCGCTCGACGCCGATGATCCGCAGGCGTTCTTCCGGACGATGAACGCCGTCTCGCTCGATCAGCCGGGGATGATGCTCTACACCAGCGGCACCTCGGGAAATCCCAAGGGCGTGCCGCTCACGCACCGCAACGTGGGCGTGAACGGCCTCGACTGGCTGCGCTGCCTGGCGCCGCTCCTCGAGGAGAACGACGTGGATCTGCTCTGGCTGCCCATGAGCCACATCTTCGGCTTCGGCGAGGCGTGCCTGGGCAACACGCTCGGCTTCACCACGTACATGACGGACCCGATGAACGTGATGGCCAAGCTGCCCATCGTGAAGCCGAGCGTGTTCATGAGCGTGCCCAGCATCTGGGAGAAGCTCGCGACGACGGCGCAAGCTGCGGGCGAAGGTGCTGCGGCGCATAACAAGCTGAAGGAGCTCACCGGCGGCAACCTGCGCTTCTGCCTCTCTGGCGGCGCGGGCCTGAAGAAGAGCGTGAAGGACTTCTTCCACTCCGCGGGCAACTTGATCATCGAGGGCTACGGCCTCACCGAGACCTCGCCCACGCTGACCATGAACCGGCCCGACGCCTTCCGATTCGACACCGTGGGCAAGGTCTTCCCGAGCGTGCAGGTGAAGCTCGCGGAGGACGGCGAGATCATGGCCAAGGGCCCGAGCGTCTTCGGCGGGTACCACAAGGATCCGGTGGCCACGAAGGAGTGCTTCACCGACGACGGCTGGTTCAAGACCGGCGACGTGGGCCGCTTCACCGAGGACGGCTTCCTTCAAATCATCGATCGCAAGAAGGACATCCTCGTCACCGCGGGCGGTAAGAATGTGGCGCCCGCGAACATCGAGCTGCGCTTCCAGAGCGAGCCGCACATCGCGCACGTGGTCGTCTACGGCGACGGCCAGCGCTACCTCGTCGCCGGCGTGTGGGTGAACGATGCTGCGCTGCCGAAGGGCACGAGCGTCGACCAGATCCGCGAGATGGTGCAGCGCAGCGTGGAGCGCGTGAACGGCGAGGTGGCCAGCTTCGAGTCGATCAAGAAGTTCGCCATCATGCCCCGGCCGCTCACCGTGGCCGACGGCCTGCTCACCGCCACGTTGAAAGTGCGCCGCAAGAAGGTCTACGAAGCCTTCAAGCCCGAGCTCGAGGCCCTCTACGCATGA
- a CDS encoding TIGR04551 family protein, whose protein sequence is MALAIVCVPALAAATGFTDIGQDIVPTDTPRFEAAGTFRLRTAGLDNLDLDRGPTPSGQLLFPVPLSDPNGQWLTAADLRLRTDLAAYAPGGIVAVKARLDILGDLAAGGLPDGVPSASHSQLSPTPSIRVRRAYGEALLPFGLIVAGRTGDQWGLGMLTNGGDCADCDDGDVADRIALISPIAGYIWALSYDFSSSGPLATERDGIRQVDIDPTVDVRTVTFAFLNWNDPAALVRRRKAGLLTFNYGAYASYRWQPHDLPASYLALAAPVNLDGAQVVDRGFQAAAFDGWFRLIGPRMRVEAEAALLLAKVDQASLIPGVEYNVPVTSTQLGFAEESDFGAPEDPFSFGLDLGYASGDPAPGFGAFPQPNQAQPVGGDLDGPQANPPYDTKVDNFKFSSDYKIDRILFAEIIGTVTDAIYFRPHARYRIAQWGVNQLTAQVAAIYSRAVFANSTPGGDNNLGVEVDPTISYGGLDGFNATLEYAALFPLAGFNNVVLNLTAQPAQLVRLRLTYVF, encoded by the coding sequence ATGGCCCTTGCGATCGTGTGCGTTCCCGCGCTCGCGGCGGCCACCGGCTTCACCGACATCGGCCAGGACATCGTCCCGACCGATACGCCGCGCTTCGAAGCCGCAGGCACCTTCCGCCTGCGCACCGCCGGCCTCGACAACCTCGACCTCGATCGCGGGCCGACGCCGAGCGGCCAGCTGCTGTTCCCTGTGCCTCTCTCTGATCCGAACGGACAGTGGCTCACGGCCGCAGATCTGCGCCTGCGCACGGATCTCGCGGCTTATGCGCCCGGCGGGATCGTGGCCGTGAAGGCACGCCTGGACATTCTCGGCGACCTCGCTGCGGGCGGCCTGCCGGACGGCGTGCCCTCGGCGTCGCACTCGCAGCTCTCGCCTACGCCGTCGATTCGCGTGCGACGCGCTTACGGCGAAGCGCTCTTGCCGTTTGGTCTCATCGTCGCCGGGCGCACGGGCGATCAGTGGGGCCTGGGCATGCTCACCAACGGTGGCGACTGCGCCGATTGCGACGACGGCGACGTGGCCGATCGCATTGCGCTCATCTCGCCCATCGCTGGCTACATCTGGGCGCTCAGCTACGACTTCAGCTCCAGCGGCCCACTCGCCACCGAGCGCGACGGCATCCGCCAGGTCGACATCGATCCCACCGTCGACGTGCGCACCGTGACCTTCGCGTTCTTGAATTGGAACGATCCAGCCGCTCTTGTGCGCCGCCGCAAGGCCGGGCTCCTCACCTTCAACTACGGCGCCTACGCGAGCTACCGCTGGCAGCCGCACGACCTCCCCGCGAGCTACCTCGCGCTCGCCGCGCCCGTGAACCTCGACGGCGCCCAGGTCGTGGATCGCGGCTTCCAGGCGGCCGCGTTCGACGGCTGGTTCCGCCTCATCGGCCCGCGCATGCGCGTGGAGGCCGAGGCCGCGCTGCTGCTCGCCAAGGTGGATCAGGCCTCGCTGATCCCCGGCGTCGAATATAACGTTCCGGTTACATCGACCCAGCTGGGATTTGCCGAGGAGAGCGACTTCGGCGCGCCCGAGGACCCGTTTTCCTTCGGGCTCGACCTGGGGTACGCGAGCGGCGATCCCGCGCCGGGCTTCGGCGCGTTCCCGCAGCCGAATCAGGCGCAGCCCGTCGGCGGCGATCTTGATGGGCCGCAGGCCAACCCGCCGTACGACACCAAGGTCGACAACTTCAAGTTCAGCAGCGACTACAAGATCGACCGCATCCTCTTCGCGGAGATCATCGGCACCGTCACCGACGCCATCTACTTCCGCCCGCACGCGCGCTACCGCATCGCACAATGGGGCGTGAACCAGCTCACCGCGCAGGTCGCCGCCATCTACTCGCGCGCGGTGTTCGCCAACAGCACGCCCGGCGGCGACAACAACCTCGGCGTCGAAGTCGACCCGACGATCTCGTACGGCGGCCTCGACGGCTTCAACGCCACGCTCGAGTACGCCGCGCTCTTCCCGCTCGCCGGCTTCAACAACGTGGTCCTCAACCTCACCGCCCAGCCCGCGCAGCTCGTGCGCCTGCGGCTCACCTACGTGTTCTGA
- a CDS encoding alpha/beta fold hydrolase, whose translation MALPLVTGCLGFHRGAMPGEPADATYADVEGARVRYTDTGSGPVVVMLHGFASSLETWTAVAPQLAKNHRVIALDLKGFGWTDRPEGDYSPDAQATLVWALLDQRGVKKASIVAHSWGSSIALAMAIQQPDRVEKIALYDAYVYEEQLPTFFLWARARGVGETLFGLYYDQRPDERLALAFYDQRYVTQQLVDDVQKALDRPGTRAAALAAVRGMHFAEQQLKYRSLRKPALLLWGREDRVTTLDVGERLARDLDAKLVAYPRCGHFPMIEAAEQSNAELQRFLEGQP comes from the coding sequence ATGGCGCTTCCCCTGGTCACGGGCTGCCTCGGCTTCCACCGCGGCGCCATGCCCGGCGAGCCCGCCGACGCCACCTACGCCGACGTCGAAGGCGCGCGCGTCCGCTACACCGACACCGGCTCCGGGCCGGTGGTGGTCATGCTCCACGGGTTCGCGAGCTCGCTCGAGACGTGGACCGCCGTCGCGCCGCAGCTCGCGAAGAACCACCGCGTGATCGCCCTCGACCTGAAGGGCTTTGGCTGGACCGATCGCCCCGAGGGCGACTACTCACCCGACGCGCAGGCCACGCTGGTGTGGGCCCTGCTCGACCAGCGCGGCGTGAAGAAGGCCAGCATCGTGGCCCACTCGTGGGGCTCGAGCATCGCCCTGGCCATGGCGATTCAGCAGCCGGATCGCGTGGAGAAGATCGCGCTGTACGACGCGTACGTCTACGAGGAGCAGCTCCCCACGTTCTTCCTATGGGCGCGCGCGCGCGGCGTGGGCGAGACGCTATTCGGCCTCTACTACGACCAGCGCCCCGACGAGCGACTCGCCCTCGCCTTCTACGATCAGCGCTACGTGACCCAGCAGCTGGTGGACGACGTACAGAAAGCGCTCGACCGTCCGGGCACCCGCGCCGCCGCGCTTGCTGCAGTGCGGGGAATGCATTTTGCGGAGCAACAGCTCAAGTACCGCTCGCTGCGCAAGCCGGCGCTGCTGCTCTGGGGCCGCGAGGATCGCGTGACCACGCTGGATGTCGGCGAGCGGCTCGCGCGCGACCTCGACGCCAAGCTCGTGGCCTATCCGCGCTGCGGCCACTTCCCCATGATCGAGGCCGCGGAGCAGTCGAACGCGGAGCTCCAGCGCTTCCTGGAGGGCCAGCCGTGA
- a CDS encoding MFS transporter: MVQAGMRPRSTVLLAALAQGIGGGLGWSLLPPLMPQIAKELSLGTGVMGLIWGMAPAGIALASPVGGAAVDRFGPRRVAGLALIAGALACACRALVHGPVGLGLSMFAFGLHIGFTAPAIPKLLAGHVAPQHLARANGLALLCYTLGTALTVLTARTFLAPTLGGWRPLMVAAGVAMAVVAALWLALARDRQLASKHAAIGDVLKLARDGQLLRVGGMQFLIFGGYLALLGTLPHALLARGFALTQVGPAIALWLVAAAIANFGGPAISDRLGRRRPILLVGGLVAGVSLFAFAFVPGQMGTAFLMIAALGGGCVSPLLFQLPLELPGIGPARAGAAMGFLMLVGQAGGFLLPTLTGAVAQHAGFTAALATLAMLHGLVVIPAMGMRETGPAAVEDRSIRGLEAA; the protein is encoded by the coding sequence ATGGTCCAAGCCGGTATGCGTCCCCGCTCCACGGTGCTGCTCGCAGCGCTCGCCCAGGGAATCGGAGGCGGCCTCGGCTGGAGCCTCCTCCCGCCGCTCATGCCGCAGATTGCCAAGGAGCTCTCGCTCGGCACCGGCGTGATGGGTCTGATCTGGGGCATGGCGCCGGCGGGCATCGCGCTGGCTTCTCCCGTCGGTGGCGCAGCGGTGGACCGCTTCGGGCCGCGTCGGGTTGCCGGCCTGGCGCTGATCGCCGGCGCCCTCGCCTGCGCCTGCCGGGCGCTCGTGCACGGGCCGGTGGGCCTTGGCCTCTCCATGTTCGCGTTTGGCTTGCACATCGGCTTCACCGCGCCCGCGATTCCCAAGCTGCTCGCCGGCCATGTTGCGCCGCAACATCTGGCGCGCGCAAACGGGCTCGCCCTACTCTGCTACACGCTCGGCACGGCGCTCACCGTGCTCACGGCGCGCACCTTCCTCGCACCGACCCTCGGCGGCTGGCGTCCTCTCATGGTGGCCGCGGGTGTGGCGATGGCCGTCGTGGCCGCGCTGTGGTTGGCGCTCGCGCGCGATCGGCAGCTCGCGTCGAAGCACGCGGCCATCGGCGATGTGCTCAAGCTGGCCCGCGATGGGCAGCTCCTCCGCGTCGGCGGCATGCAGTTCCTCATCTTCGGTGGCTACCTCGCGCTGCTGGGCACGCTGCCCCACGCGCTGCTGGCGCGCGGCTTTGCGCTCACGCAAGTTGGTCCGGCGATCGCGCTGTGGCTCGTGGCGGCGGCCATTGCGAACTTCGGCGGCCCGGCGATCTCCGATCGCCTTGGGCGCCGGCGGCCGATTCTCCTCGTGGGCGGGCTGGTGGCCGGCGTGTCGCTCTTTGCTTTCGCATTCGTGCCCGGCCAGATGGGCACCGCGTTCCTGATGATCGCCGCGCTCGGCGGCGGCTGCGTCTCGCCGCTGCTGTTCCAGCTCCCGCTCGAGCTGCCCGGCATCGGACCGGCGCGCGCCGGTGCGGCGATGGGCTTCCTCATGCTCGTGGGCCAGGCCGGCGGCTTCTTGCTGCCCACGCTCACGGGCGCGGTCGCGCAGCACGCCGGCTTCACCGCGGCGCTCGCCACGCTGGCCATGCTGCACGGGCTGGTGGTCATTCCCGCGATGGGCATGCGTGAGACGGGCCCGGCGGCGGTCGAGGATCGCTCGATTCGCGGGCTGGAGGCGGCCTGA